A stretch of DNA from Bacillota bacterium:
ATGTGCTCACTTGGGCACTTGCCCGAAGCACGCCCTTTGGGCCGCCGTCCGCCACGGGGGCACCCGCAGTCAAGCTGAAACTCCGGAAGTTTATGACCCTGCTCAGTGAGGCCAGGCCTTGCACGAAGTCCAGGATCTCCGCGTACCTGCCTTCCATCTCGACGGTGATGGGCAGTTCCAGGTAGGGCCCGCGGACCTTTCCGGATGCCACCGTGACGCTGGTCACGGTCACGAGGTTCTTCTGTGCGACTGCTTCGATGTCGCGGTATATGTAATGGACTTTGTCCTCATCGGGCACCAGGTTCTCGAACGCGTCAAGTTCCAGGATGGACGCAGTCAGCTCCTGCTCGGCGGCGGGGATTCTCTTGAGCCGGATGAGGCTTGCCTGCAGCTGCGTCTCCGCCTCAGAAAGCTTCGCCTTCGCCCTTGCGTATCGGTCTGCCTGGGGGGAGAACACGTAGAGATAGAGGCCTACAACGGCCGCAACCGCAACGAGCGCCACAAAGAGCTTGAGCTGTTTCGGGTTGACCTCCATGCTCACCGCCATTTCGGTCACCTCCCCGGCTGAAGGCCCATCTGCATGCTGAAATCATAGACCGAGGTGTCGTTGACTTGCCTGAGCCTCATGCTTGACACTCGGACCTTCTCGAACAAGTGGGAATCCTCCAGGATGAGCGCTGTGCGCGCTACCGATTCCAACGCAAACGTGCTCCCATCCAGGGATATCTGGCCCGTGGGGTCGACTTTGAGCCCCGAAAGCCAGGTGTCCTGCGGGAGCACGCCTCGGATCTCCCTGAGTATGCGCCCAGGGCTGAGGTCCTCGGATTCGATGGCCCTTGCCTCAGCTATCAGGCTCTGGATCTCTCCGTTCCTGGCCTCGACCTTAGAGAGGAGGTCGAGATCCTGCTGCATTCCGGCAATCTGCGCTTTGATCTGGGCGATCTGTTTGTCCATCTGTCTGATCTCGAAGTGCCTGTAAGCATAGAACGCCGCGGCTGACACTACGACCACCTCAATGAGGATGATCATCACGAACCGCCGCGGCGTAACTCGCGGTCTCGCCGTTTCGCGTTCAGGGAGGAGGTTTATTCGGCTCACGAAGGAACCACCTCTCTTAGCGCAAGCCCGATACCTACCGCGAGCATTGGGCCGAGGCGAAGGATGTCTTCCTGCCCGGGCAGGCGGGGGCTTACCGCAAGTTCACTCAGGGGGTCTCCGGTAGTGGTAGGCAGGCCCAGCTCAGACTCTAAGAACTTGCCGAAGCCGCGGAGTGCAGAGCCTCCTCCGGTCATGATCACCTTCGTGACACCAGCGTTCTCGAACCTGCCCTGAAGCTGGAGGTCGTGGTAGTCCAGTGACCTCCGCACATCTGTTGCGATGTCCTGTGCCACTTCGAGCACGGCCTCGTGGATCATCCTTGCCCGTTCGCTTGTGCCTTCTGGAGGCTCAGGGCCCTCCTCCCACAGTTCGGCCTCATGAATCTTGATACGTTCAGCCTCTTCGAAGCCGATGTTGAGTCTCTCCGCGATGGCCCTGGTGAAGCTGTTCCCCCCGCTCGGGATTATTCGGGTGAAGCGAAGCCTCTGCCCTTCGGCGATGACTATGTCAGTGGTGCCCGCCCCGATGTCCAGGTAAGCGGTGGCAGCACTCCCGTTCGCCCGCCCCATGGCCGAATCACCTGGGTGATAAGTCAAGGCCCTCAGAACCGTGAACGGCTGGACGTCGATGGCGATTGGTTTGAGGCCCGCAAGCTCCAATGCCCGTACGTGGCTGTCCACAATCCGGCGCTGAGCCGCCACGAGCATGACCTCCATCTCCTGTGACTCCGCGCCCTCGGGCCCATCCATGATCTCGAAATCCACCACGGCCTCGTCGAGAGGGAAAGGTATGTACTTTTCCCCCTCCCACTTGAGTGCTTCCCGCAGTTCGGCCTCGGGCATCCGGGGAAACCTGACGTGGCGGACCACAACACCCTGCCCCGCGATGGCCGCGACGACTTGCCGCCCCTTGATGTGGCCGCTCTTGAGCCCGTTCGCCAGCACCTCCGCCACCAACTCGGGGTCGACGACCACACCGTCGCGAATCGTATCGGGAGGTGTGAGTTCCACGGCCATCCGCACAAGTTCGACCGACTCACCGCGCTTGGCGAGTTCGACCAGCTTGATCCGGCTTGTCCCTATATCCACACCAACCATACTGCTCTGCCGACGGGAGAACAGCCCCAGTGCCACCTGCGCATTCCCCCAATCACCCAAGGAGACCGTGTCCACGCAATCCACAATTACCCGATTGAATTCGACTGCGAGTTCGCATTTCCTACGTCCAGCCGAGAAATCGCAGCAAAGTCTCTCCAATGAATATCGTCACGACTGCCCCGAGAGCTAAGTACGGCCCGAAGGGCATCGGTTCTCTTCGCTTCTGCATGCCCAGGGCGATCCGGGTAACCCCGACCACCGACCCGATGAGAGCGCCCAGGAAAAGGGTGAGAAGCCCCGAACGCCACCCGAGAAACGCTCCGATCATCGCCATGAGCTTGACATCCCCCCCGCCCATGCCTCCCCTGCTCAAGACGGCGATCAGGTAGACCACGCCACCGGAGATGAGGGCGCCGGCCACCGCGCCGGGCAGGGTCAGATCCGGGCTGATCAGAGAGAGCGCAAGCCCTGCGCCAAGCCCAGGCAGGGTCACTCTGTCGGGGATGAGCCCGGTATTTAGATCAGTCCAGGCCGCGACTGTCAGTAGACACGCAAAAACCGCGACGATCAGGCTCCCGGTGGTCAGGCCGTAGGCCGCCGCGATCACCGCGAACATGATTCCGGTCATCAGTTCCACGAGTGGATACTGTATGGATATCGGCTTCCCGCACCGCCTGCACCGGCCCCGAAGCCAGATGAAGCTCAAGACCGGGACCAAGTCCTGGACCCCAAGAGCCGCCCCGCACGCCGGACAGGCCGAGCCTGGGAAGACTATGGACTTCCCGGCGGGGAGGCGGTAGATGCAGACATTGAGGAAGCTGCCAACTACTAGGCCAACCCCAAATCCCACCAGACCGTAAATCATGAAGCGGCTTACCTTCTTGCTGAACCAGAATGTAGTAACCCACCAGAACAGCCAGTTGTCCGAATGCACACATGGGAACCCTCTCAGGGGAACTGCGCGGGCGGGTACGAGCGAGAGACATGCGACGACAGCACCCGAGCGGCGAGTGACGCGCCGCCCGGGTGAAGACTTGCGCTTCCGGCCTGCAGATCAACCCACTACTGATTACGGAGTCCCGTGTACAGAGCACGAGACCACACCCGCCGCCAGAGAGTACGTGTCGTCCGTGGGACACTTGAGTTTGCTGGCATCGTCAATGTACTTATTGCCGTCGGCGTCTGTCCAGGCCTCGATGTCGGCCTCCTGAAGATCAGCATCGTCAGCCGGATAGCTTCCGTGCTCTGCGTAGTAGATCCCGATCACTGTCTGTATCGTACGGAGGTTTGCTTTGCATGCCGTAGACTGTGCCTTCGCCGTAAAGCTGTTGTAGGCAGGAACCGCAATTGCAGCCAAAATGCCTATAACAACTATCACGATCAGAAGCTCCATGATGGTGAAACCGCGCTGGTCTCTGATTCTCATCTATTTCACCTCCCTTCAATGTCATAAGAAGAGTCGACAGGTAACCATTTACCCGCAACTACATGGCGATGTTGATCATGTTGAACATCGGTATCATGATCGCCGCCACTATCAAACCCGCGAACACACCGATCACCAGGATGATCGCAGGCTCGATCGCTGTTGTGAGACCCTTTACTGCATAGTCGACTTCCTGGTCGTAGAAGTCAGCCACTTTGTAGAGCATCGAATCGAGCGCGCCTGTCTCCTCACCCACCCCTACCATGTGCGCGAGCATCGGGGGAAAGACCTTTGCAAGGCGAAGGGGTCTTGCGAGTCCAGACCCGTCTCTTACGCTCACCTTCGCCGACTGGATGGCTTGCTTGACCACGGAATTGCCGGACAGACGCTCGAGAAGATCCAGCGCCTGCAGCATCGGCACTCCGCTCTGGACGAGCATTCCAAAGGTGCGGGTGAACTGCGCGGTCTGGCCTCTTCGGATCAAGGACCCGAACCCGGGAATCCTGAGAGAGACCGTATCCCACCACACCTTGCCCGGGCCCGTTATGAAACGGAGGAACAGAGCACCCGCGGCGACCGGGATCGTGAAGTAAATGTACCACAGGGTCCTGATGCCGTTCCCGAAATCGTAGAGGGCCTGGGTCAGCCACGGCAGTTCAGCGTTGAACCCCTTGAACATGTCAATGAAGGTCGGGAGGACGAAGACCATTAAGGCGGCGATGGCGATTGCCGCAACGCCGATGAGGATGCACGGGTAGACCAACGCCCCCTTGACCTTGTTCCTCAGCTCCACCTGTTTTTCAAAGAACTTCGACACCCGGTCGAGCACTGTGTCAAGGGATCCTGAGGCTTCGCCCGCCTCCACGAGGTTGACGAATATCGGGGGGAAAACACCCGGAAACTGGTTCAGCGAAGACGCAAAGGTCTCGCCTGACTCGACCTTGCGCCTGACCTGGTTGAGCGTCTCCCTCAGGGCTGGCTTGTCCACTTGCTGGGAGAGGATGTTCAAGGCCTGCACCAGCGGGAGCCCGGCCCCGATCATCACCGCGAGCTGACGCGAGAGGATGCTGAGCTGTATGAGGCCCAGCCGCCTTGCAGGCGCCACCGGAGAAGGTCCGGTCTGGATAGTGGCTCCAGCGAACTTCCTTGCCTCCTGGATGACCGTGGGTATGAGCCCTTGCGCCCGAAGCCTGTCTGCGACCGCCGCGGCGCTTTCGGCCTCCATGGTCCCCTCCGTCAGCTTTCCGGCCCTGTCACGGCCTTTGTAGGTGTAGGCGACAGTCGGCATCGCAACGCGTCCTCCCCGAGTGTTCACTCCGCCGCGGTCCAGTCAGAACTTGAATCTCTTCAGTAACCTCCGAATGCCTCTGTCAGTCGCCTGAACTCTTCGGGATCCGTCGCGCGGGTCAGGGCCTCTTCTCTTGTGATCAAGCGCCGCTGGTAAAGGTCCTTAAGCGCCGCGTCCAGGCTCTGCATCCCGAACTTCCCACCTGTCTGGATCACTGAGTAGATCTGGTGGGTCTTCCCTTCGCGGATCAGGTTGCGAACCGCGGGCGTAGCCACCAGGACTTCCACCGCGATCACCCGGCCTGTGCCGTCCGCCCTCGGCATCAGCTGCTGGGAAAGTATCCCCTGTATCACCGCCCCGAGCTGGACACGGATCTGTTGCTGCTGGTGCGGCGGGAACTGGTCGATTACGCGGTCTATGGTCTGCACGGTGTCGTTGGTGTGTAGAGTCGCCAGCACCAGGTGGCCCGTCTCCGCGGCAGTCAGGGCTATGGAGGTGGTTTCGAGGTCGCGCATCTCCCCAACCAGGATCACGTCGGGATCTTCCCGGAGTGCAGCGCGTAGCGCCGCCGAAAACGACTGGGTGTCGGATCCAACCTCCCGCTGGTTGATCATGGACTTCCGGTGGCGGTGGAGGTACTCTATTGGGTCCTCGAGGGTGATTATGTGGCATGACCGCTCGCTGTTGATGATGTCTATCATCGCCGCCAGGGTCGTGGATTTCCCACTTCCCGTCGGGCCCGTCACAAGAACCATGCCTCTGGTCTTCTGGGCGAAAGACCTGGTGATCGCGGGCAACCCTAGTTCCTCGATGGACTTGATGGCTGTCGGGATGACCCTGATCGCGGCGCCCACGGAGCCCCGCTGTGTGTAAGCATTCACCCGGAACCTGCCGACTCCAGCCACCCCGTAGGAGAAATCGAGTTCTCCAAGAGACTGATACTTCTCGCGTTGCTCCTGCTTCATCATGGAGAGCACCAGTTCTCTGGAGTCCGCGGGGGTTACTACCTTGTGTCCGGGCAGTGGGGCGAGCGCTCCGGTTATCCGCACCATAGGAGGCAGGCCCGTGGTTATGTGAAGATCGGAAGCTCCTTTCCCCACCGCCTCAGTAAGAAGCTCGTCGATAGTCACGCAACCACTCCCCAACGCTGTGAACGGCTAGTCCACGTATATAATATCGGCAGGTTGTGCAATCGTCTGACAATTTCGCTTCTCACCCTCTTGGTTTTCATCGACAGACTAGACCTCTCCCCCGGCCGAGACCCTCATGACCTCCTCAATCGTAGTTATCCCAAGCCTCACTTTCTCTGCGCCATCCTCCACGAGACGCTGCATCCCGGCAGCGCGCGCCGCCGTTGCTATCTCGTCGCTCGTCGCGCGGGAGGATATGAGCAAGCGGATCTTCTCGCTTGCCATCAGGATCTCATGGATCGCGGTGCGACCCGAGTATCCGGTAGTCCCGCACTGCCGGCACCCGCGGCCTTTCATGAGCTTTCTGGGAAGCCCGAGGCCGGGCTGGTCAGACATCCCACCGGTGATCCGAAGCCATCTCTCCCAAGTCTCGTCGCTCGGGACGTACTCCTCCTGGCAGTGAGGGCAGATCTTCCTGACCAACCTCTGTGCCAGAATGCATATGATCGACGATGCCACGAGGAAAGGCTCCACGTCCATATCTACGAGCCTGACGGGGGCGCCCGGGGCGTCATTAGTGTGGAGAGTGGAGAGGACGAGGTGGCCTGTGAGGGCGGCGTTCACCGCGATCCCGGCGGTCTCCCGGTCGCGGATCTCGCCCACCATGATGATGTCGGGGTCCTGGCGGAGCATGGACCTCAGCCCGTTCGCGAAAGTCAACCCTGCCTTAGGGTTGATCTGGACTTGGTTTATCCCCTCCAGCCTGAACTCCACCGGATCCTCGATGGTGATGATGTTCTTCTCGGGCAGGTTCAGCTGATTGAGAGAAGCGTAGAGGGTCTGCGTCTTGCCGCTTCCGGTCGGCCCTGTGACGAGTATGATCCCATACGGCTGTGCAAGACTTCTGTACCACAGCTCCAGCTTATCCGGGAGAAACCCCAGCTGCTCCAGGCGGACCATGGCCCCCCGCCTGAACAACACCCTGCAGACAACCTTCTCCCCGTAGATAGTCGGGAGAGTGGACACTCGAAGATCGATGTCCTGCCCCTCCACCTTGAGCTGGACCCGCCCGTCCTGAGGTACCCGGCGCTCTGCGATATCCATGTTCGACATGATCTTGAACCTGGACGCAATGGCAGCGTGGCTTCTGCGGGGTGGGCGCATTATCTCCCTCAGCATCCCGTCGATTCTGAACCTGACCCGGACGCTTCCGGCCTGGGGCTCGACGTGAATGTCGCTTGCCCTCTCCCGGACTGCCTGGGAGATGATCATGTTCACAAGCCTGACGACCGGGGCTTCATCGACCAGCTCGCGGAGACGGTCGATCCCGATGTCTTCTTCTTCCTCGGAGACTTCGATGGTGTCGCTGGTGGCAGTCACCAGGTCCCGCACCACTTCGTCGAGGTCCCCGCTGTCGCCGTAGTACTGATCCAGAGCCCTCGTCAGCTCGTCCTCGGCCGCGATCACAGGGTTCACGTCCAGACCCGTTGTGAGCTTGATGTCGTCAATGGCGAAAACGTTCAGAGGGTCTGCCATGGCCAGTGTGAGCTTCTTGCCCGCCATTTCGAGCGGAAGGACCTTGTACCTGCGAGCCATCGCCTCCGGGACGAGCTTTATGACGTCCTCTGCCACCACGTATTCAGCGAGGCTTACCCGCTTCATGCCGAGCTGCTGCTCGAGCACTCCCGCGAGGTGTGCCTCGGTGATGTACCCCAGTTTCACGAGAACTCGGCCCAGGCGCTCGCCCGTGCGCCGCTGGACCTCCAGCCCCTCTTCGAGCTGGACCGGGGTCAGGGCTCCTATCTGAACCAAGAACTCGCCAACCCTCTGATGGCCCTGCCGTGCCATGAACGCAACGCCCCATTTGGGTGCTTACCCAGAGTTTGTGCTGCATCCCATAATATACATCTTTTCTACGACGTACGCCAGGGTCCTCCCTGATAACATCGACAACTAGCTGGATATTGCGATCGATACAAGCGGGCCTGTGTCAGCGGGCCGTGAGGCCGACCACGCGGTCGAGGATCTCGTGGGCCAGCACGAGTTTGGGAAGAGGTGGGAGCCGCTCAGGCTCAGTGTCGGGACGAAGGATTGTGACGGTGTTAGTGTCGGAGCCGAATGGGGAGTCCTGCCCCCCTACGAGGTTGGCGACTATCATGTCCAGGTTCTTGGAGTCGAGCTTCACTCGGGCGTTCTCGAGAAGGTCTTCCGTTTCGGCTGCGAACCCCACCAGGACTCGGTCACCCTTGCCCGCTCCGAGGGTGGCAAGGATGTCGTCGGTCCTCTCGAGGCTGAGGGTGTAAGGCCCCGGGCCTTTCTTGATCTTGTGCTCACTGGCCTGAGCCGGGCGGTAGTCGGCTACCGCTGCCGCGGAAATGACAATCCGGCATCCTCTGGCGGCGGCGCAAGCCTCGAGCATCTGCGCTGCGGTCTCGACATTGACCACTTCCACGCCCTCCGGCCGGGCCAATGCGGAAGGCCCTGACACCAGGACTACCCTAGCCCCACGGGAGGCGGCAGCCCATGCCAGTGCGTACCCCATCTTCCCGGACGACCTGTTCCCGATGAACCTGACGGGGTCGATTGGCTCGTAGGTGGGACCAGCTGTGACTAGGATTGAGAGGCCCGCGAGGGACGGGCGCCCACGCCCGGCCAAAACATGCTGAACGTACTCGAAGATGTGCTCCGGCTCCGCCATCCGGCCCGTGCCCACGGTACCGCAAGCGAGTCTGCCGGCCTCGGGCCCCACAAACCGATAGCCCAGGGACTGTAGGGTCCCGATATTCCGCTGCACTATCGGATTGGAGTACATGCCATCGTTCATAGCGGGGGCAATTACCACCGGCGCGCCGGTGGCCATGACGGTAGTGGTGAGAAGATCGTCCGCGATCCCGGACGCGGCTTTCCCTATGAAGTTGGCGGTGGCTGGAGCGATCACAAACACGTCCGCGCTGCCCGCGAGGGACACATGCCGGACATTCCACTGCCCGGGGTCGGAAAACAATTCTACGCTCACCGGGTTCCCGGTGAGCGTGCGAAGGGTCAGGGGAGTCACGAACTCGCAAGCGGCCTTGGTCATGATGACATGAACATCATAGCCTTCTTTCGACATCATGCTGGCCAGAATCGACGCCTTCGCAGCCGCGATCCCACCGGTGATCCCGAGGACCACCTTCGCCCCGTTCATCCGCATCACCCGCCGAAATCCAGGCGCTCGCTCGGGGTGATTCGCGCGTAGGAGACAGTGCCCTCGGATATCTCTCGAAGGGCGCGGGTCACAGGCTTCTCAGGCTCGTATTCCCCAGTCTTCTGCTGAGCATCCATGATCTGCCTGGCCCTCTTGGCCGCCGCCACCACCAGCGTATACCTGCTGTCTACCTTCGTGATGAGTTCTTCCAATGGGGGACGAATCACTAGCAGGCGCCTCCTTGGCATCATGTGTCATACACTGTACAAGTCCCCTTCATCCGCCTCCCCGGCCGGGCGGCGTCAGGGGATCTTGCATTCTGGACTATAGCTTTTCCGACTCCTCTCTCAAGCCCTGGACAAAGCTCTCACATGTCCACCGGGACACCCGGCACCGCTCCGCGACGATTATCGCCCGCACACAGTCCACTGCACTCTCGAGGTCGGAATTCATGACTACATAATCGTACCTTACGACAGCCTGGGTCTCCTCTACCGCTTTCTGCATCCGTCTCTTGACAGCCTCAGGCGAATCCTTGCCTCTCCGGTCCACCCTGGCTCTGAGCTCGGCAAGGGAAGGGGGCATGAGGAATATGAAAACCGCC
This window harbors:
- the pilO gene encoding type 4a pilus biogenesis protein PilO, whose translation is MAVSMEVNPKQLKLFVALVAVAAVVGLYLYVFSPQADRYARAKAKLSEAETQLQASLIRLKRIPAAEQELTASILELDAFENLVPDEDKVHYIYRDIEAVAQKNLVTVTSVTVASGKVRGPYLELPITVEMEGRYAEILDFVQGLASLSRVINFRSFSLTAGAPVADGGPKGVLRASAQVSTFVRPKGGGQSGAAATVKAPTARK
- a CDS encoding PilN domain-containing protein; translated protein: MSRINLLPERETARPRVTPRRFVMIILIEVVVVSAAAFYAYRHFEIRQMDKQIAQIKAQIAGMQQDLDLLSKVEARNGEIQSLIAEARAIESEDLSPGRILREIRGVLPQDTWLSGLKVDPTGQISLDGSTFALESVARTALILEDSHLFEKVRVSSMRLRQVNDTSVYDFSMQMGLQPGR
- the pilM gene encoding type IV pilus assembly protein PilM, which codes for MALGLFSRRQSSMVGVDIGTSRIKLVELAKRGESVELVRMAVELTPPDTIRDGVVVDPELVAEVLANGLKSGHIKGRQVVAAIAGQGVVVRHVRFPRMPEAELREALKWEGEKYIPFPLDEAVVDFEIMDGPEGAESQEMEVMLVAAQRRIVDSHVRALELAGLKPIAIDVQPFTVLRALTYHPGDSAMGRANGSAATAYLDIGAGTTDIVIAEGQRLRFTRIIPSGGNSFTRAIAERLNIGFEEAERIKIHEAELWEEGPEPPEGTSERARMIHEAVLEVAQDIATDVRRSLDYHDLQLQGRFENAGVTKVIMTGGGSALRGFGKFLESELGLPTTTGDPLSELAVSPRLPGQEDILRLGPMLAVGIGLALREVVPS
- a CDS encoding A24 family peptidase; protein product: MIYGLVGFGVGLVVGSFLNVCIYRLPAGKSIVFPGSACPACGAALGVQDLVPVLSFIWLRGRCRRCGKPISIQYPLVELMTGIMFAVIAAAYGLTTGSLIVAVFACLLTVAAWTDLNTGLIPDRVTLPGLGAGLALSLISPDLTLPGAVAGALISGGVVYLIAVLSRGGMGGGDVKLMAMIGAFLGWRSGLLTLFLGALIGSVVGVTRIALGMQKRREPMPFGPYLALGAVVTIFIGETLLRFLGWT
- a CDS encoding type II secretion system F family protein, whose amino-acid sequence is MPTVAYTYKGRDRAGKLTEGTMEAESAAAVADRLRAQGLIPTVIQEARKFAGATIQTGPSPVAPARRLGLIQLSILSRQLAVMIGAGLPLVQALNILSQQVDKPALRETLNQVRRKVESGETFASSLNQFPGVFPPIFVNLVEAGEASGSLDTVLDRVSKFFEKQVELRNKVKGALVYPCILIGVAAIAIAALMVFVLPTFIDMFKGFNAELPWLTQALYDFGNGIRTLWYIYFTIPVAAGALFLRFITGPGKVWWDTVSLRIPGFGSLIRRGQTAQFTRTFGMLVQSGVPMLQALDLLERLSGNSVVKQAIQSAKVSVRDGSGLARPLRLAKVFPPMLAHMVGVGEETGALDSMLYKVADFYDQEVDYAVKGLTTAIEPAIILVIGVFAGLIVAAIMIPMFNMINIAM
- a CDS encoding type IV pilus twitching motility protein PilT, whose amino-acid sequence is MTIDELLTEAVGKGASDLHITTGLPPMVRITGALAPLPGHKVVTPADSRELVLSMMKQEQREKYQSLGELDFSYGVAGVGRFRVNAYTQRGSVGAAIRVIPTAIKSIEELGLPAITRSFAQKTRGMVLVTGPTGSGKSTTLAAMIDIINSERSCHIITLEDPIEYLHRHRKSMINQREVGSDTQSFSAALRAALREDPDVILVGEMRDLETTSIALTAAETGHLVLATLHTNDTVQTIDRVIDQFPPHQQQQIRVQLGAVIQGILSQQLMPRADGTGRVIAVEVLVATPAVRNLIREGKTHQIYSVIQTGGKFGMQSLDAALKDLYQRRLITREEALTRATDPEEFRRLTEAFGGY
- a CDS encoding ATPase, T2SS/T4P/T4SS family translates to MARQGHQRVGEFLVQIGALTPVQLEEGLEVQRRTGERLGRVLVKLGYITEAHLAGVLEQQLGMKRVSLAEYVVAEDVIKLVPEAMARRYKVLPLEMAGKKLTLAMADPLNVFAIDDIKLTTGLDVNPVIAAEDELTRALDQYYGDSGDLDEVVRDLVTATSDTIEVSEEEEDIGIDRLRELVDEAPVVRLVNMIISQAVRERASDIHVEPQAGSVRVRFRIDGMLREIMRPPRRSHAAIASRFKIMSNMDIAERRVPQDGRVQLKVEGQDIDLRVSTLPTIYGEKVVCRVLFRRGAMVRLEQLGFLPDKLELWYRSLAQPYGIILVTGPTGSGKTQTLYASLNQLNLPEKNIITIEDPVEFRLEGINQVQINPKAGLTFANGLRSMLRQDPDIIMVGEIRDRETAGIAVNAALTGHLVLSTLHTNDAPGAPVRLVDMDVEPFLVASSIICILAQRLVRKICPHCQEEYVPSDETWERWLRITGGMSDQPGLGLPRKLMKGRGCRQCGTTGYSGRTAIHEILMASEKIRLLISSRATSDEIATAARAAGMQRLVEDGAEKVRLGITTIEEVMRVSAGGEV
- the coaBC gene encoding bifunctional phosphopantothenoylcysteine decarboxylase/phosphopantothenate--cysteine ligase CoaBC; amino-acid sequence: MNGAKVVLGITGGIAAAKASILASMMSKEGYDVHVIMTKAACEFVTPLTLRTLTGNPVSVELFSDPGQWNVRHVSLAGSADVFVIAPATANFIGKAASGIADDLLTTTVMATGAPVVIAPAMNDGMYSNPIVQRNIGTLQSLGYRFVGPEAGRLACGTVGTGRMAEPEHIFEYVQHVLAGRGRPSLAGLSILVTAGPTYEPIDPVRFIGNRSSGKMGYALAWAAASRGARVVLVSGPSALARPEGVEVVNVETAAQMLEACAAARGCRIVISAAAVADYRPAQASEHKIKKGPGPYTLSLERTDDILATLGAGKGDRVLVGFAAETEDLLENARVKLDSKNLDMIVANLVGGQDSPFGSDTNTVTILRPDTEPERLPPLPKLVLAHEILDRVVGLTAR
- the rpoZ gene encoding DNA-directed RNA polymerase subunit omega, with the protein product MIRPPLEELITKVDSRYTLVVAAAKRARQIMDAQQKTGEYEPEKPVTRALREISEGTVSYARITPSERLDFGG